The Candidatus Manganitrophus noduliformans genome includes a window with the following:
- the merF gene encoding mercury resistance system transport protein MerF, with amino-acid sequence MASETYIKTGGVGAVIAAICCFTPVLVILLGIIGLGAITGYLDYVLLPALLICLGLLAYGIVLRKKEQAACCDQKNLSEGGRP; translated from the coding sequence ATGGCTAGTGAGACCTACATTAAAACCGGCGGAGTCGGAGCCGTCATTGCCGCGATCTGCTGCTTCACCCCTGTGTTGGTGATTCTGCTAGGGATCATCGGCCTCGGGGCAATCACCGGGTATCTGGATTATGTGCTCCTTCCGGCCCTTTTGATCTGCCTGGGATTATTGGCCTATGGAATCGTCCTTCGAAAGAAGGAGCAGGCGGCCTGCTGCGATCAAAAAAACCTTTCGGAGGGAGGGCGTCCATGA
- a CDS encoding mercuric transporter MerT family protein, producing MKEGWSTIGGLFSAFLSSVCCIGPLILSALGIGAGATGLLGGSARFAASMVPYRPLFVLLTFAFLGLGFYSVYRRQPICGGASACSPERLKRTKRILWVIALISLILTISPYLLAIGS from the coding sequence ATGAAAGAGGGATGGTCCACTATCGGCGGGCTCTTCTCTGCCTTTCTCTCCTCGGTCTGCTGTATCGGTCCTTTGATCCTCTCCGCCCTCGGGATCGGGGCCGGGGCGACCGGGCTTCTCGGAGGATCGGCCCGTTTTGCGGCGTCGATGGTTCCTTACCGGCCCCTCTTCGTTCTATTAACCTTTGCCTTTTTGGGTCTGGGGTTCTACAGCGTTTACCGAAGGCAGCCTATTTGTGGTGGAGCCTCGGCCTGCTCTCCGGAGCGGCTTAAAAGGACAAAGCGCATTCTGTGGGTGATCGCGCTTATTTCACTGATCCTAACGATCTCCCCTTATTTATTGGCCATCGGATCTTAA
- the merB gene encoding organomercurial lyase MerB, producing MQSLNLSEIATTLKEGLRESLFPDKIGLFHPLLRLLAKGSPVALGQIAATLHLFPSDVAAALGMLRNVEFDQDGNIVGAGITLNPTRHRFEVNGRKLFTWCAMDTLIFPMILNQTARVASTCPATGITVRLTVTPGGVEHLEPADAVVSLPKLSETCCDVRANFCNQVHFFSSSDAASAWLSERPGATLLSIQEAWRIGSILVSSLFRSDLEIGGTLECC from the coding sequence ATGCAATCTCTCAATCTTTCTGAGATCGCCACGACATTGAAGGAGGGGCTTCGGGAGAGTCTTTTCCCAGACAAGATCGGACTTTTTCACCCTCTCTTGCGCCTCTTGGCAAAAGGGAGCCCCGTAGCCCTCGGCCAAATTGCCGCCACGCTTCATCTCTTCCCTAGCGACGTTGCCGCGGCCCTTGGTATGTTGCGAAACGTCGAGTTTGATCAGGACGGGAACATTGTCGGCGCGGGGATCACCCTGAACCCGACCCGGCACCGTTTTGAGGTGAATGGCCGGAAGCTGTTCACCTGGTGCGCGATGGACACGTTGATCTTCCCGATGATTCTCAACCAAACGGCCCGTGTGGCGTCGACCTGTCCTGCGACCGGAATCACGGTCCGGCTGACGGTCACACCGGGGGGTGTGGAGCACCTCGAACCCGCCGACGCCGTTGTCTCCCTGCCCAAGCTTTCAGAAACGTGTTGTGATGTGCGGGCGAACTTTTGCAATCAGGTCCACTTCTTCAGTTCCTCCGACGCCGCGTCGGCGTGGCTCTCCGAACGCCCCGGAGCGACGCTTCTTTCCATCCAAGAGGCGTGGCGAATCGGAAGTATTTTGGTGAGCTCCCTTTTCAGGAGCGATTTGGAAATAGGTGGGACCCTTGAGTGTTGTTAA
- a CDS encoding heavy-metal-associated domain-containing protein yields MIKGFMKASLLFSVLLFLVTGAPATDHFSLAEEPGALQTITLKIDGMDCGACAKEIRSALMERPGVRTAEVKVRKKWLFFDDFSDARAVVEYEQSKTTVDDLIKAVEGASNSMFTYHARLIE; encoded by the coding sequence ATGATAAAAGGTTTTATGAAAGCTTCCCTGTTATTTTCAGTCCTGTTATTCTTGGTCACCGGTGCGCCGGCAACCGATCACTTCAGCCTTGCGGAGGAACCCGGTGCTCTTCAAACGATCACCTTGAAGATCGACGGGATGGATTGCGGCGCTTGCGCGAAAGAGATCCGATCGGCTCTGATGGAGAGGCCGGGTGTCAGGACGGCGGAGGTAAAGGTCAGGAAGAAATGGCTTTTCTTCGATGATTTTTCAGATGCGCGGGCCGTGGTCGAATACGAACAGAGCAAGACGACGGTGGATGATCTGATCAAGGCGGTGGAAGGGGCGAGCAATTCAATGTTCACCTACCATGCCCGGCTCATCGAGTAA